One genomic segment of Amycolatopsis sp. Hca4 includes these proteins:
- a CDS encoding dipeptidase, with amino-acid sequence MRRAGLTAVFDNWFGVIGSTRRAGWKWDDLITTLGLRLADLAHQDGVVVARTVGDILGAQRDGHVAFVMGTESAGMIENELDRIDVLYGLGIRQMGLVYAEANTLGSGQKEQRDGGLTAFGRRAVERMNAVGMLVDVSHASDRTSLDAIEASAKPVAITHAGARAVWPIARMKPDEVLKACAERGGVLGIEAAPHTTVSYDHRAQSIDSVMDHFTHAVEVMGIEHVAFGPDTLYGDHAAFQKAISEVIGSSTVFDAGDLEWERVSHVDGLENPTENFRNIAGWLVEHGYRDDEITAVLGGNILRLLGEVWR; translated from the coding sequence CTGCGCCGGGCCGGCCTGACCGCGGTCTTCGACAACTGGTTCGGCGTCATCGGCAGCACCCGCCGGGCGGGCTGGAAGTGGGACGACCTGATCACGACGCTCGGCCTGCGGCTCGCCGATCTCGCCCACCAGGACGGCGTCGTCGTCGCCCGCACCGTCGGAGACATCCTCGGCGCCCAGCGGGACGGGCACGTCGCCTTCGTCATGGGCACCGAGTCCGCCGGGATGATCGAGAACGAGCTGGACCGCATCGACGTCCTCTACGGACTCGGCATCCGGCAGATGGGCCTGGTCTACGCGGAGGCCAACACCCTGGGCAGCGGCCAGAAGGAGCAGCGCGACGGTGGCCTGACCGCCTTCGGCCGGCGCGCGGTCGAGCGCATGAACGCCGTGGGCATGCTCGTCGACGTCTCCCACGCGAGCGACCGCACGAGCCTGGACGCGATCGAGGCGTCGGCCAAGCCCGTCGCGATCACGCACGCCGGCGCGCGGGCGGTCTGGCCCATCGCCCGGATGAAACCGGACGAAGTCCTCAAGGCCTGCGCGGAGCGCGGCGGCGTCCTGGGCATCGAAGCGGCGCCGCACACGACCGTGTCCTACGACCACCGGGCGCAGTCCATCGACTCGGTGATGGACCACTTCACCCACGCCGTCGAGGTGATGGGCATCGAGCACGTCGCGTTCGGCCCGGACACGCTCTACGGCGACCACGCCGCCTTCCAGAAGGCCATCTCCGAGGTGATCGGCTCGTCCACCGTGTTCGACGCGGGAGACCTCGAGTGGGAGCGCGTCAGCCACGTCGACGGGCTCGAAAACCCGACCGAGAACTTCCGCAACATCGCCGGCTGGCTCGTCGAGCACGGGTACCGCGACGACGAGATCACCGCCGTGCTCGGCGGCAACATCCTGCGGCTGCTCGGCGAGGTGTGGCGATGA
- a CDS encoding M20 family metallopeptidase — protein MTGIESAFAQHLDDVLALSHAINADPELAFEEHRTSAAITDVLARHGFAVEKSVADLPTAFVASVGSGDLVFGICAEMDALPGIGHGCGHNTIAAAAVGAALALAPFADELGLTLKVFGTPAEERGTGKEIMVNRGVFAGTHAAMMVHPSLKDVVSPQFRASRSWRIEYAGRGGHASRPWNALNAADAVVVAQTAIGLLRQQLRDGVRVHCVVQEAGSAVNVIPDRVVAECMIRGDTITEVDEVWARVRRCFEAGALAAGTTVDFTTQPSLYREFRHDPDLAALFEAHAKTLGRTFPDYPDKLFGSTDMGNVSQVIPALHPMLSFDLPAEDGNHTAAFAAAAGSVEGDRFVRDGGLAMALTIADVARSAPIRARLMAPGN, from the coding sequence ATGACCGGCATCGAAAGCGCTTTCGCACAGCACCTCGACGATGTCCTGGCGCTGTCGCACGCCATCAACGCCGATCCGGAACTCGCCTTCGAGGAGCACCGGACCTCCGCCGCGATCACCGACGTCCTGGCCCGGCACGGATTCGCCGTCGAGAAGAGCGTTGCGGACCTGCCCACGGCGTTCGTGGCCTCGGTGGGTTCGGGTGACCTGGTGTTCGGCATCTGCGCCGAAATGGACGCGCTCCCCGGGATCGGGCACGGCTGCGGGCACAACACGATCGCCGCGGCGGCCGTGGGCGCGGCCCTGGCGCTGGCGCCGTTCGCCGACGAGCTGGGGCTGACGCTCAAGGTGTTCGGCACGCCGGCGGAGGAACGCGGCACCGGCAAGGAGATCATGGTCAACCGCGGTGTCTTCGCCGGGACGCACGCGGCCATGATGGTGCACCCGTCGCTGAAGGACGTCGTCAGCCCCCAGTTCCGGGCTTCGCGGTCGTGGCGGATCGAGTACGCCGGCCGCGGCGGTCACGCGTCGCGCCCGTGGAACGCGCTGAACGCCGCCGACGCGGTGGTGGTCGCGCAGACCGCCATCGGACTGCTGCGGCAGCAACTGCGCGACGGGGTCCGGGTCCATTGCGTGGTGCAAGAAGCCGGTTCGGCCGTCAACGTCATCCCCGACCGGGTCGTGGCCGAGTGCATGATCCGCGGCGACACCATCACCGAAGTCGACGAGGTGTGGGCGCGGGTCCGCCGGTGCTTCGAAGCCGGCGCGCTCGCGGCCGGGACCACAGTGGACTTCACCACCCAGCCGTCGCTGTACCGCGAGTTCCGCCACGACCCGGACCTGGCCGCGCTGTTCGAGGCCCACGCGAAGACCTTGGGCCGCACGTTCCCGGACTACCCGGACAAGCTCTTCGGCTCGACCGACATGGGGAACGTCTCGCAGGTGATCCCCGCGCTGCACCCGATGCTGTCGTTCGACCTTCCGGCGGAGGACGGGAACCACACCGCCGCCTTCGCGGCCGCGGCCGGCAGCGTCGAAGGCGACCGGTTCGTCCGCGATGGCGGCCTGGCGATGGCGCTCACGATCGCGGACGTCGCACGGTCCGCACCGATCCGGGCCCGGCTGATGGCCCCCGGAAACTGA
- a CDS encoding MFS transporter: MEATRLGTAAEATGRAGRRALVAGSIGNAVEFIDWAVYTTFSSVFAHHFFPPGNDSAALLSTLAVFAVGFVVRPIGAAIMGAYADRHGRKKGLVLTIGLMAAATFVIGVSPSYAQVGLAAPVILVVARMAQGFAAGGEFGSASAFLVESAGPGRRAFAGSWQQVSVGAGILIASGMGAIVTSALPRQAVDSWGWRLAFVVASLFGLIGLWLRRSVEETASFHRARGPRRNALATMLREHPKAALRVFGLNIAGVVLYNMWLTYLPTYATVATHIPLNQALLANVIGLGTFVVLLPFAGMLSDRVGRKPTLVAFAGGFLLLAWPAFRLLNGDFRLLLLVQVAGLVLLLGYSANVAAVMAEQFPPEVRATGIGLPYALSVAVFGGTVPYLTTWLTTHGLGSWVWLYCAIAAAIGLVVYLTMPETKDKAID; the protein is encoded by the coding sequence ATGGAAGCCACTCGGCTCGGCACGGCGGCCGAAGCGACCGGGCGGGCCGGCCGCCGGGCGCTCGTCGCCGGCAGCATCGGCAACGCCGTCGAGTTCATCGACTGGGCGGTGTACACGACGTTCTCTTCCGTCTTCGCGCACCACTTCTTCCCGCCGGGCAACGACAGCGCAGCCCTGCTGTCCACTTTGGCCGTCTTCGCCGTCGGTTTCGTCGTGCGGCCGATCGGCGCCGCGATCATGGGTGCCTACGCCGACCGGCACGGCCGCAAGAAGGGCCTCGTGCTCACGATCGGCCTGATGGCCGCGGCGACGTTCGTCATCGGCGTCTCGCCGTCCTACGCCCAGGTCGGCCTCGCGGCGCCGGTCATCCTGGTGGTCGCGCGCATGGCGCAGGGCTTCGCCGCCGGGGGCGAGTTCGGCTCGGCGTCGGCCTTCCTCGTGGAGTCCGCGGGCCCCGGCCGCCGCGCGTTCGCGGGCTCGTGGCAGCAGGTGTCGGTCGGCGCCGGCATCCTCATCGCCTCGGGCATGGGCGCGATCGTCACCTCGGCGCTGCCCCGGCAGGCGGTGGACAGCTGGGGCTGGCGCCTGGCGTTCGTGGTCGCCTCGCTGTTCGGCCTCATCGGGCTCTGGCTGCGCCGCTCGGTGGAGGAAACGGCTTCGTTCCACCGCGCCCGCGGCCCCCGGCGCAACGCCCTGGCGACGATGCTCCGGGAGCACCCGAAGGCGGCGTTGCGCGTCTTCGGCCTGAACATCGCCGGCGTCGTGCTCTACAACATGTGGCTGACCTACCTGCCCACCTACGCGACCGTGGCCACGCACATCCCGCTCAACCAGGCGTTGCTGGCCAACGTCATCGGGCTCGGCACGTTCGTGGTCCTGCTGCCGTTCGCCGGGATGCTGTCCGACCGGGTCGGCCGCAAGCCGACCCTGGTGGCGTTCGCCGGCGGGTTCCTGCTGCTCGCGTGGCCCGCCTTCCGGCTGCTGAACGGCGATTTCCGGTTGCTGCTGCTCGTCCAGGTCGCCGGGCTGGTCCTGCTGCTCGGCTACTCGGCCAACGTCGCGGCCGTCATGGCGGAGCAGTTCCCGCCGGAGGTACGGGCGACCGGCATCGGCCTCCCCTACGCGTTGTCGGTCGCGGTGTTCGGCGGCACCGTCCCGTACCTCACGACGTGGCTGACCACCCACGGGCTCGGGTCGTGGGTGTGGCTGTACTGCGCGATCGCCGCCGCGATCGGCCTGGTCGTCTACCTCACCATGCCCGAGACGAAGGACAAGGCCATCGACTGA
- a CDS encoding zinc-binding dehydrogenase encodes MKAAIVRQAGVVEIDDVPRPPIGEGDVLVRIRAAGLNRADVLVRDGKFAEQPPFPIILGVEGAGDVVAAGGAVTNVEVGQRVVVLPMLGCGVCDACRSDVDSRCRELKFLGEHTDGTYAEYLAVPARNAIPAPESLTYAELAASLLAYLTAWHMLVTRGDLQPGETALVVGAGSGVGTAAVQLAAALGARVIATTGTEDKRDLLREIGADEVVNYRQVPEFGAAVRSLTDGRGVDLVHNSAGGATIQESIGALRPGGRLIGMGSHSGPHADIGLYSLYRHEIDFRGAHAGDLREVPDVLAWLAAGKVRPVIDSVFPLADLARAHERLVSPDRFGKVVLTID; translated from the coding sequence ATGAAGGCCGCGATCGTCCGGCAAGCCGGGGTCGTCGAGATCGACGACGTGCCGCGTCCCCCGATCGGCGAGGGGGACGTGCTGGTCCGCATCCGGGCCGCCGGGCTCAACCGCGCCGACGTGCTCGTCCGGGACGGGAAGTTCGCCGAACAACCGCCGTTCCCGATCATCCTCGGTGTCGAAGGCGCCGGAGACGTCGTGGCGGCCGGCGGCGCGGTCACGAACGTCGAGGTGGGGCAACGCGTGGTCGTGCTGCCCATGCTGGGCTGCGGCGTGTGCGACGCGTGCCGGTCCGATGTGGACAGCCGGTGCCGCGAGCTGAAGTTCCTCGGCGAGCACACCGACGGCACGTACGCCGAGTACCTCGCCGTCCCGGCTCGCAATGCCATTCCGGCGCCGGAGTCCCTGACCTACGCCGAGCTGGCGGCGAGCCTGCTCGCGTACTTGACGGCCTGGCACATGCTGGTGACCCGCGGCGACCTGCAGCCCGGTGAGACCGCGCTGGTCGTCGGCGCCGGGAGCGGCGTGGGCACCGCCGCGGTGCAGCTGGCCGCGGCTCTCGGCGCGCGGGTCATCGCCACCACCGGCACCGAAGACAAGCGAGACCTGCTGCGGGAAATCGGCGCCGACGAAGTCGTGAACTACCGGCAGGTGCCCGAGTTCGGCGCCGCGGTCCGCTCGCTGACGGACGGGCGGGGCGTCGACCTCGTCCACAACTCGGCGGGTGGGGCGACCATCCAGGAGTCGATTGGGGCGCTGCGCCCCGGTGGACGGCTGATCGGTATGGGCTCGCACTCCGGTCCGCACGCCGACATCGGCCTGTACAGCCTCTACCGCCACGAAATCGACTTCCGCGGAGCCCACGCCGGGGACCTCCGCGAAGTCCCCGACGTCCTCGCCTGGCTCGCCGCCGGGAAGGTGCGCCCCGTGATCGACTCGGTGTTCCCCTTGGCCGACCTGGCCCGGGCTCACGAACGGCTGGTGAGCCCGGACCGCTTCGGCAAGGTCGTGCTGACGATCGACTGA
- a CDS encoding MaoC family dehydratase N-terminal domain-containing protein, translating into MTEHTEVLQPEPAVALARLLGVDLPDLETDGLPLLWHWVYLLDRPHQAELGPDGHPVRGVVPEPGRRRMAAGGRVTRTGPLVVGRPATRHTEVVSTTDKAGRSGPLTFVVVRHTISQDGVVKVVEEQDIVYRAAASTFVSASAATPVPLEAGEREFPVDPTVLFRFSALTYNAHRIHYDRDYARDVEGYPGLVVHGPLQALAMAETVRATGVTPAAIGYRVVAPLFDHQGLVVRATGGGVSVRDHSGRITATGQVETLTGERKTR; encoded by the coding sequence GTGACCGAGCACACCGAAGTGCTGCAACCGGAGCCGGCCGTGGCCCTCGCCCGGCTCCTCGGCGTCGACCTGCCGGACCTGGAGACCGACGGGCTGCCGCTGCTGTGGCACTGGGTCTACCTGCTCGACCGGCCGCACCAGGCCGAGCTCGGGCCGGACGGCCATCCCGTGCGCGGGGTTGTCCCGGAGCCGGGTCGCCGTCGCATGGCGGCCGGCGGCCGGGTCACCCGCACCGGGCCGCTGGTCGTCGGGCGGCCCGCGACCCGGCACACCGAAGTCGTGTCGACGACGGACAAGGCGGGCCGTTCGGGCCCGCTGACCTTCGTCGTCGTCCGGCACACCATCAGCCAGGACGGCGTGGTGAAGGTCGTCGAGGAGCAGGACATCGTCTACCGCGCTGCCGCGTCCACGTTTGTGTCGGCGTCGGCGGCCACTCCGGTGCCGCTCGAAGCGGGCGAGCGGGAGTTCCCGGTCGACCCGACCGTCCTGTTCCGGTTCTCGGCGTTGACCTACAACGCCCACCGCATCCACTACGACCGCGACTACGCCCGGGACGTCGAGGGATACCCGGGGCTGGTCGTCCACGGCCCGCTGCAGGCACTGGCCATGGCGGAAACCGTCCGCGCAACCGGGGTGACGCCCGCCGCGATCGGCTACCGCGTCGTCGCGCCGCTGTTCGACCACCAAGGTCTGGTGGTGCGCGCCACCGGCGGCGGGGTTTCCGTGCGCGACCACAGTGGCCGGATCACCGCCACCGGCCAGGTCGAAACGCTCACTGGAGAAAGGAAAACACGATGA
- a CDS encoding CaiB/BaiF CoA-transferase family protein, translating into MLPLEGTTVVALEQAVAAPFATRQLADLGARVIKVERPGAGDFSRGYDRTVHGDSSYFVWLNRGKESIELDIKDPADRRVLDAMVAAADVVVQNLAPGAVGRLGLDAATLRAARPGLVHCSISGYGPGGPYAGKKAYDLLIQCEAGLVAATGTPEQPSKAGISIADIATGMYAYSGILTALLRRATTGVGAAVEVAMLDALGEWMVQPAYNAVYGGAETRRTGAKHASIAPYGPYRTKDGNQVFLAVQSDREWVRLCREVLRRPELADDPRFARNPERVAHDHLIGPLIESAFAAFDADGVVALLGEAGIACARLRRPAELLDHPQLAARDRWKQVQAPGGVVRALLPPVDIDEVEPVLGPVPRLGEHNDALRAEFGSRLEEVTP; encoded by the coding sequence ATGCTCCCACTCGAAGGCACCACCGTCGTCGCGCTGGAACAGGCGGTCGCCGCGCCCTTCGCGACGCGGCAGCTCGCCGACCTCGGCGCCCGCGTCATCAAGGTCGAACGCCCCGGCGCTGGGGACTTCTCCCGCGGCTACGACCGGACGGTCCACGGCGACTCCAGCTACTTCGTCTGGCTCAACCGCGGCAAGGAGTCGATCGAGCTGGACATCAAGGACCCGGCCGACCGCCGCGTGCTCGACGCGATGGTCGCGGCCGCCGACGTCGTGGTCCAGAACCTCGCGCCGGGCGCAGTGGGCCGCCTCGGCCTCGACGCCGCGACCCTGCGGGCGGCCCGTCCCGGCCTCGTCCACTGCTCGATCTCGGGCTACGGACCCGGCGGCCCGTACGCGGGGAAGAAGGCTTACGACCTGCTGATCCAGTGCGAGGCCGGGCTCGTCGCCGCCACCGGCACGCCGGAGCAGCCGAGCAAGGCCGGGATCTCGATCGCGGACATCGCGACGGGCATGTACGCCTACTCGGGCATCCTTACCGCGCTGCTGCGCCGTGCCACCACGGGCGTCGGCGCGGCCGTCGAGGTCGCCATGCTCGACGCGCTGGGGGAGTGGATGGTGCAACCGGCGTATAACGCGGTCTACGGCGGTGCGGAGACCCGCCGGACCGGGGCGAAGCACGCATCGATCGCCCCCTACGGTCCCTATCGGACCAAAGACGGCAACCAGGTTTTCCTGGCCGTCCAAAGCGACCGCGAATGGGTTCGGCTGTGCCGGGAGGTGCTCCGGCGCCCGGAGCTGGCCGACGACCCGCGGTTCGCCCGCAACCCGGAACGCGTCGCCCACGACCACCTGATCGGGCCGCTGATCGAGTCGGCGTTCGCCGCGTTCGACGCCGACGGGGTCGTCGCACTGCTCGGCGAGGCCGGTATCGCGTGCGCCCGCCTGCGCCGTCCGGCTGAGCTCCTCGACCATCCGCAGCTCGCCGCCCGTGATCGCTGGAAGCAGGTCCAGGCCCCTGGTGGCGTCGTCCGGGCCTTGCTGCCGCCGGTCGACATCGACGAAGTCGAGCCGGTGCTGGGCCCGGTGCCCCGGCTCGGCGAGCACAACGACGCCCTCCGCGCCGAATTCGGGTCCCGGCTCGAGGAGGTCACCCCGTGA
- a CDS encoding acyl-CoA dehydrogenase family protein, with protein MYELSADETAIVDVVREWVDREVEPVVRELEHADTYPEALIEQMKRMGIFGLAIPEPWNDAGVSTPCYAAVTEELARGWMSLAGAMGGHSVVAKLLLHYGTRAQQDHYLPKLATGEIRATMALTEPGGGSDLQAIRTVARKDGDSYVVNGSKTWITNARRARLVALLCVTDRDAEPKHRGISILLVEKGPGFEVSRDLPKLGYKGVESCELSFTDFRVPRGSLLGTVEGEGFAQMMRGLEIGRIQVAARALGVGAAALARSIRYSQERESFGQPIWQHQSIGNHLADMATGLTAARQLVQYAARRYDSGERADMEAGMAKLFASETAMKIALDAVRIHGGYGYSTEFDVERYFRDAPLMIVGEGTNEIQRTVIARQLIKRNPVR; from the coding sequence ATGTACGAACTCAGTGCAGACGAGACCGCGATCGTCGACGTCGTCCGCGAGTGGGTCGACCGCGAGGTCGAGCCCGTGGTGCGAGAACTCGAGCACGCCGACACCTACCCCGAAGCCCTGATCGAGCAGATGAAGCGCATGGGCATCTTCGGGCTCGCCATCCCGGAGCCGTGGAACGACGCCGGCGTGTCCACCCCGTGCTACGCCGCGGTGACCGAAGAACTCGCCCGCGGGTGGATGAGCCTCGCCGGCGCCATGGGCGGGCACAGCGTCGTCGCCAAGCTCCTGCTCCACTACGGAACCCGGGCGCAGCAGGACCACTACCTGCCGAAGCTGGCCACCGGGGAGATCCGGGCGACCATGGCGCTGACCGAACCCGGCGGTGGGTCCGACCTGCAGGCCATCCGGACCGTGGCGCGCAAGGACGGGGACAGCTACGTCGTCAACGGCTCCAAGACCTGGATCACCAACGCCCGCCGCGCCCGGCTGGTGGCGCTGTTGTGCGTCACCGACCGCGACGCCGAGCCGAAGCACCGCGGGATCAGCATCCTGCTGGTGGAAAAGGGGCCCGGGTTCGAGGTGTCCCGCGACCTGCCGAAGCTCGGCTACAAGGGCGTCGAAAGCTGCGAGCTGTCCTTCACCGACTTCCGCGTACCCCGCGGCTCGCTGCTGGGCACCGTCGAAGGCGAGGGGTTCGCGCAGATGATGCGCGGGCTCGAAATCGGCCGCATCCAGGTGGCGGCACGAGCGCTCGGCGTCGGCGCCGCCGCCCTCGCCCGCTCGATCCGCTACAGCCAGGAGCGCGAAAGCTTCGGGCAGCCGATCTGGCAGCACCAGTCGATCGGCAACCACCTCGCCGACATGGCGACCGGGCTGACCGCGGCCCGGCAGCTCGTCCAGTACGCGGCCCGCCGGTACGACTCCGGCGAGCGCGCGGACATGGAGGCCGGGATGGCGAAGCTGTTCGCCTCGGAGACGGCCATGAAGATCGCGCTCGACGCGGTGCGGATCCACGGCGGCTACGGCTATTCGACGGAGTTCGACGTCGAGCGGTACTTCCGCGACGCGCCGCTGATGATCGTCGGCGAGGGCACCAACGAGATCCAGCGGACCGTCATCGCGCGGCAGCTCATCAAGCGCAACCCGGTCCGATGA
- a CDS encoding LysR family transcriptional regulator: MELKQLLALVTVGDTGSVTKAARLLHVVQPAVSRYIRALEDEIGVPLFERSRQGMTLTPAGEVLAERARRALLELDRARAEIRPDREHVRGIVTIGLLESTVELVAAPLWRCWDAGTRASRCGS; the protein is encoded by the coding sequence GTGGAACTCAAGCAGCTCTTGGCCTTGGTGACCGTCGGCGACACCGGGAGCGTCACCAAGGCGGCGCGCCTGCTCCACGTCGTGCAGCCCGCGGTCAGCCGGTACATCCGCGCTCTCGAGGACGAGATCGGAGTGCCGCTCTTCGAGCGCAGCCGCCAGGGCATGACCCTCACCCCGGCGGGCGAGGTCCTCGCCGAGCGCGCGAGACGCGCGTTGCTCGAACTGGACCGGGCCCGCGCCGAGATCCGCCCGGACCGCGAGCACGTGCGGGGCATCGTGACGATCGGGCTGCTGGAGAGCACCGTCGAACTCGTGGCCGCGCCGTTGTGGAGGTGCTGGGACGCCGGCACCCGGGCATCGAGGTGCGGATCCTGA
- a CDS encoding LysR substrate-binding domain-containing protein: MLGRRHPGIEVRILSAFSGHLRQWLDDGEVDMSLLYNMNSTPSIAVTPLLREALWAIAPPGAELGREALTWDRVCENPLVLPVTGHGLRTLVDEALGTAPTIACQTNSMPVQKKLVAAGTAWSVLPAAGVAEDVAAGRLRGGPIADPAISRTIVLALPRAGRIPPAAEVAATEIVRVTHGLVEDGTWPTASVA; encoded by the coding sequence GTGCTGGGACGCCGGCACCCGGGCATCGAGGTGCGGATCCTGAGCGCGTTTTCCGGTCACCTGCGGCAGTGGCTTGACGACGGCGAGGTGGACATGAGCCTGCTGTACAACATGAACTCGACGCCGTCGATCGCGGTCACCCCGTTGCTGCGCGAGGCGTTGTGGGCGATCGCTCCCCCGGGCGCGGAACTCGGCCGCGAAGCGCTCACCTGGGACCGGGTGTGCGAGAACCCGCTGGTCCTGCCGGTCACGGGACACGGCCTGCGCACCCTCGTGGACGAAGCACTCGGCACGGCGCCCACGATCGCGTGCCAGACCAACTCGATGCCGGTGCAGAAGAAGCTGGTGGCCGCCGGCACCGCCTGGAGCGTCCTGCCCGCGGCGGGCGTCGCCGAAGACGTGGCAGCCGGACGGCTGCGGGGCGGCCCGATCGCCGACCCCGCGATCTCCCGCACGATCGTCCTGGCGTTGCCCCGAGCCGGCCGCATCCCACCCGCGGCCGAGGTCGCCGCCACCGAAATCGTCCGGGTGACCCACGGGCTGGTCGAGGACGGCACCTGGCCGACCGCCAGCGTCGCTTAG